GGTCGTGGCCGCGGTGCCGGGCGCGTCGTACTCCATTTCGTGACTCGGGGTCATCCCTGATCCCTCTGCCTCCCCCGATAGGGCAGGGTGGACCCCATGATCAAGGTGGAAAGGCTCACTCGGGCCTACGGGAGTTTCATCGCAGTCGACGACATCAGCTTCGAGTGCGAGCCGGGGACGGTCACCGGCTTCCTCGGGCCCAACGGCGCGGGCAAGACCACGACGATGCGGGTCATGGTCGGGCTCACCCCGGCCAGCCACGGGGAGGTCACGATCGGGGGTCTGCACTACCGCGACATCCCCAACCCGGGTCGCCATGTCGGGGTCCTCCTCGACGCGTCCGCTCAGCACGCGGGCCGCACCGGCCGGGAGACCCTCGAGCTCGGGGCCCGCACCATGGGGCTGCCCGGGTCGCGGGTCGACGAGATGCTGGCCCTGGTCTCGCTCGACGCCAAGGAGGCCAAGCGCCGGGTCCGCAACTACTCACTCGGGATGAGGCAGCGGCTCGGCATCGCCCACGCTCTCCTCGGCGACCCGACCGTGCTGATCCTCGACGAGCCGGCCAACGGCCTCGACCCCGCGGGCATCCGCTGGATGCGCGGCCTCCTCAAGGGGTACGCCGACAAGGGCGGCACCGTGCTGCTCTCCAGCCACCTCCTGCACGAGGTCGAGCAGATCGCCGACGAGATGATCCTGATCGGCAACGGCAAGATCGTTGCCCGGGGCACCCGTCAGGAGCTGCTCGCGACCGCCACCGGGGGCGCGTCCACCACCCTGGTCACGTCTCTCGACAACGCCGCCCTCGACGCGGCCCTCACCGCCAAGGGCCTGCACACGACCCCGGCCGGAGCCGGGATCCGGGTCACCGCCGAGCCGGTCGACGTCGGACGCGTCGCCGCCGAGAAGTCCATCGTGCTCACCGACCTGCGCGCCGGGAACGAAGGCGGCCTCGAGGACCTGTTCCTCGAGCTGACCGCCGACACCCAGCGCGAGCCACTCCAGAGCGAGGTATCCGCATGACCACCACCGCCCCCGTCGGCCTCGACATCTCCGGCACCACGTCGATCCCGTTCTCGCGACTGTTCCGGGTCGAGCTGCGCAAGACAGTCGACACCCGAGCCGGCCGCTGGTTGGTCGGCATCACCATCGGGGCCGCGCTGCTGGCCGAGGGGATCTTCCTCGCCGTGGTCGCGACGCACAGCGACGCGACCGCGCAGTACGGCGACTTCGTGGGCGCCGCAGCCTTCGTGTCCTCGATCCTGCTACCGGTCGTCGGCATCATGCTGGTGACCAGCGAGTGGAGCCAGCGCACGGCGATGACGACCTTCACCCTGGAGCCGCGACGGATGCGGATCGTGGTCGCCAAGCTGCTGGCGGGGGTCACCCTGACCGCGTTCGTGATCGCGTTCGCGTTGGTGGTAGGCCTGGTCTGCAACCTCCTGTACGGCGCCCTCCAGAGCCACCAGAGCATCGACTGGACGTTCGGTTGGTCGGGTTTCGCGGGCTTCGTGATCAACCAGACGTTCGCAATGCTGGGCGGCTTCGCCCTGGCCTGCCTGCTCCTGAACACCCCCGCCGCGATCGTGGTCTTCTTCATCTACAAGTGGGTGCTCCCGGGGCTGTTCGCGCTCGGCGCCGCCCTGATGTCGTGGTTCAACTCGCTCGTGGGCTGGATCGACTTCCAGGCCGCCCAGAACGAGCTCTACGACATGCCCCTGACCGGGACCCAGTGGGCCCATCTGGCGGTGAGTGGGTTCATCTGGCTCGTGATCCCGCTCGCGATCGGGATCTGGCGGATCCGGCGGGCCGAGGTCAAGTAGGGGTCACTAGGGTCGGGGCATGAACGCCCCCCGACCCGACAGCCCTGCCCGCAGTGACGGCCGCGCCGACGACGCTCTGCGCCACATCACGATCACCCGCCACTGGCTCGACCACGCCGCCGGCTCGGTGCTGGTCGAGTTCGGCCGGACCCGCGTGCTCTGCGCGGCCTCGGCCACCGAGGGCGTGCCCCGGTGGCGGAAGGGCTCCGGGCTCGGCTGGGTGACCGCGGAGTACGCCATGCTCCCGGCCGCCACCAACACCCGCTCGGACCGCGAGTCGGTCCGCGGCAGGATCGGTGGCCGGACCCACGAGATCTCCCGGCTGATCGGGCGCTCGCTGCGGGCGGTGGTCGACTACAAGGCGCTCGGCGAGAACACCATCGTCCTGGACTGCGACGTCCTCCAGGCCGACGGCGGCACCCGCACCGCCGCGATCACCGGGGCGTACGTCGCGCTGGCCGACGCGGTGACCCACCTGCGGGCCCGCGGGGCGCTGAAGGGCGAGCCGCTGACCGACTCGGTCGCGGCGGTCAGCGTCGGCATCATCGACGGATCGCCGCGCCTGGACCTGCACTACGACGACGACGTCCGCGCCGAGACCGACATGAACGTCGTGATGACCGGCTCCGGC
This genomic window from Nocardioides cynanchi contains:
- a CDS encoding ABC transporter ATP-binding protein → MIKVERLTRAYGSFIAVDDISFECEPGTVTGFLGPNGAGKTTTMRVMVGLTPASHGEVTIGGLHYRDIPNPGRHVGVLLDASAQHAGRTGRETLELGARTMGLPGSRVDEMLALVSLDAKEAKRRVRNYSLGMRQRLGIAHALLGDPTVLILDEPANGLDPAGIRWMRGLLKGYADKGGTVLLSSHLLHEVEQIADEMILIGNGKIVARGTRQELLATATGGASTTLVTSLDNAALDAALTAKGLHTTPAGAGIRVTAEPVDVGRVAAEKSIVLTDLRAGNEGGLEDLFLELTADTQREPLQSEVSA
- the rph gene encoding ribonuclease PH gives rise to the protein MNAPRPDSPARSDGRADDALRHITITRHWLDHAAGSVLVEFGRTRVLCAASATEGVPRWRKGSGLGWVTAEYAMLPAATNTRSDRESVRGRIGGRTHEISRLIGRSLRAVVDYKALGENTIVLDCDVLQADGGTRTAAITGAYVALADAVTHLRARGALKGEPLTDSVAAVSVGIIDGSPRLDLHYDDDVRAETDMNVVMTGSGSFVEVQGTAEGAPFDRAELDALLDLAAGGCAELTRLQRVALES
- a CDS encoding ABC transporter permease, with the protein product MTTTAPVGLDISGTTSIPFSRLFRVELRKTVDTRAGRWLVGITIGAALLAEGIFLAVVATHSDATAQYGDFVGAAAFVSSILLPVVGIMLVTSEWSQRTAMTTFTLEPRRMRIVVAKLLAGVTLTAFVIAFALVVGLVCNLLYGALQSHQSIDWTFGWSGFAGFVINQTFAMLGGFALACLLLNTPAAIVVFFIYKWVLPGLFALGAALMSWFNSLVGWIDFQAAQNELYDMPLTGTQWAHLAVSGFIWLVIPLAIGIWRIRRAEVK